CGCGCGCGTCAATGGCGCCCCGCTGCTGCGCGAGGACGTAGCGCTCCAGCTCGGCGGCGCGGCGAATGCGCAGCGCGCGCTGGAGCGGGCGATCGACGAGGAGCTCTTGGCCCAAGAGGCCGTGCGACGCGGCTTCGCGCGCGATCCAAGCATCGCCCGCGAGCAACGTCGTGCGCTGGCGCGCCGCCTGATCACGCGTGACTTCATCGAGCGCTTGCCGCCGAGCGCGATCCCACGGCGCCTGGTCGAGCGCGCCTACGCGCTCAACCGCACGCGCTACGTCCATCCCGAGCTGCGCGAGCTGGTGCATATCCTCGCCGTCGCCGACCCCAAGGGAGACGACGCTGAGCACCACCGCCAGGCCCGGGCGGTGGCGCGTAAGGCGCTGGCGCTGGCGGGCGCACGCGCCGCGTTGAGCGCTGCCGAGTTCAAGGCGCTCGGCGAGCGCCTCAAGGCGACGAGCGCGCCGATCAAGCTGCGCGTCGAGGAGTTCACCACCGCGCCCGGCGAGACGATCGCGCCCTTCTCCGCGGCCGCCTTCGCGCTGGCTCGACCGGGCCAGCACAGCGGCGTCGTCCGCACCGACTTCGGCTATCACGTCATCTACCTCAAGGCGATCACGCCGCCCCGCAACGCCGCGCTCGCCGAGGTCGAGGGGGAGGTGCGCAAGCGTATCCTCGCCGACGCGCGCCGCGTCGTGCTCGACGAGCGCCTGAGCGAGCTGCGCCAGCGCGGCCCGGTCGTCGTCGACGAAGCCGCGGTCGAGCGCGCCCTGGCGCCCAAGGGCGGCTGAGCAGCCCGCGCGCGCCGAAAGGGAGAGCACGAGAGCACGTGGCTTCGGTCTTCTCAGAGATCCTCGACGAGCTGCTGCGCGAGCTTCCCGAGGCGCTCGGCGCGATCTTCATCGATTGGGAAGGCGAGTCCGTCGACCACTCGGCCGGCGACCTCGGCGCGACCAACATCCGCCTGGTCGGCGCCCACTGGGGCATCGCCTACAACTTGATGCGGCGCGCGTGCGAGCAGCTCGAGCTCGGCACCCCCACCAACCTGGTGCTGCGCTTCGCCGAGCGCCGCGTCGTGATCGGACGCGTCGTCGAGGGCTACTATCTCGTCATCGCCACCGCGGCGAACAGCCCGCTCTGGCGCACGCTGCGGGCGCTGCGCCAGACGCGCGAACGGCTCTTGAAGGAGCTCTGAGCGCGCGCCCCGCGGGGCTCTGCGCGGGAGAGGGAGAGAGAGGAGAGGCTCAGGCGGCGACGAGCTGAGCCTCGCTCAGGTTGACCGAGACCAGCTTCGAAACGCCGGGCTCCTCCATCGTCACGCCGAAGAGCCGGTCAGCGATCTCCATCGTCGTATGGTTATGCG
Above is a window of Pseudomonadota bacterium DNA encoding:
- a CDS encoding peptidyl-prolyl cis-trans isomerase is translated as MRPDLDVASRPYTRRAERRASRRHRPWVAPRGALALGILFALPACRPAPTAHPAATTVTTRASVTDPKQVVARVNGAPLLREDVALQLGGAANAQRALERAIDEELLAQEAVRRGFARDPSIAREQRRALARRLITRDFIERLPPSAIPRRLVERAYALNRTRYVHPELRELVHILAVADPKGDDAEHHRQARAVARKALALAGARAALSAAEFKALGERLKATSAPIKLRVEEFTTAPGETIAPFSAAAFALARPGQHSGVVRTDFGYHVIYLKAITPPRNAALAEVEGEVRKRILADARRVVLDERLSELRQRGPVVVDEAAVERALAPKGG
- a CDS encoding roadblock/LC7 domain-containing protein, with protein sequence MASVFSEILDELLRELPEALGAIFIDWEGESVDHSAGDLGATNIRLVGAHWGIAYNLMRRACEQLELGTPTNLVLRFAERRVVIGRVVEGYYLVIATAANSPLWRTLRALRQTRERLLKEL